TTTATTTTTGTCTTCAACAAAAATAGTTAGATCCATCTAACAATGGtgattgagttgttgatctcctTCCATTTTTTTCCATTATTATAGCTTGTCAAATATAGCATGTTTAGCAAATTAATTGTGTAATTTGAACTTAACCGATGTCTGTGAAGTTTTACTTAGAGAATCAATTCACAATATTAGcataatataaaacaattatttgtCCCACTTAACTCTTAAGGTGCAATTCCCCATTTTGTATATATCAGTGTGATTCTCGCTACCCACTTTAgcaatcactttataaaatcatttgaaGATGACCAATTCAACAAAATAGTTTCTTACACAAAAAAAATTGATCCTACCATTCACTCACAAAAATCTATCACTTAAGTCGGTATGTAGATCATTTAAATAACCAACTCAATGCCATCAATAAGCTCCCTTATCTTTTATATTACATATAgataatatatgtttttaaaaaaattctaatcatATCATCTAGTTCGAAGTTGTTTTATCTTTAAAATCTCTCTTCAATGTCAATGGCATTATCTTCAAAAATTTCAAGTCTCTTTACACTTTATCTTATGTAGACTTCAAATCAAATGGGCTCTTTATGCATTATTTTCTCATCACATGAAGATTAAATTctttaaatatttgtatttatcaATCATTACCATTTCTGTTACGTATTACATCAAACAAACTAATACGAAGCAAAgtaaaaaataaacaactaaagCAAGTGTTGTGCCAAAATGTTGTGGTTCCAGTATTGGCATAAGTTAAGCTATTGTGTCTACACAACACTCTAAATCTTAATAACCTTTCCATTTGACATTTTTGAGCAATAAAAAGTAATTACAACTAAAACAAGGAGCAATTAATTGAACAAGTTCATATTTCGCTCAGAAACAATGTTTAGAGTTGAATGACCAAATAAAAACTCCCTTAAAACATTACCAATAAAACTTCAACAAAAAATCCCCCCTATATCACTACTCCCTTTTTTGGAAATCCAAGGATCTCAGCTTTCAAGTCCCGAATGTATTGCAATACATTGAGCTTCCTTGTTGATGCTCAGCATAGGTTTAAAAAATCTAATCAACATTAGAACTCTTTCAGGACAACAGTAATTATTACCACAACTGTGGGCACAACAACTTCCTTTACTTAAGGTTTTCTCATGTTTTCATATCAAGTATCAGTTTGGGATGGTTCATCATCTGCTCTGGTATCAATTGGAAGTATATTCAATCATGTGGATGAGCTCTCAAAGATCTATAGCTTAATATTTTCTATTCGTATGAGGAGTTGATATAATAGCACCAAGATTAACTTTATCACATTACCAACTTGAATAGAAGATCCAATCTTTTGCTTATTGGTACATCAAATTAGGTGGCATCTAGTTCATATTTGCGTTGAGCAACTTGAACTGGTGTTGTTTCTTCATCAATAGTTCAATTGATTCCTAATTACTTGATGTAGAAGCCTTTGTCTTATGGCTCTTTTAAGCAACATTTGAGATTTCTTCTTTCATTTGAAAGAAAAACTTCACTAGATGAATATATACTTGGTCTAATTGTTTCTTCTTTTCCACCTGTTCTGATCTCTTTCATTATCATCTAATTAGACCGACTTGGGGTGTGATTGTGATTCCAATTCAATCGTTGTCCTCCAACTTCTTTAGTATTAGGATAATTATTCTAACTCACTCATTCTTCTTGAATCAATCAAGCTAGTTCTTTCACGCTTCAATGTTTTTCCATTGAATGGGAATATCTTTATAAAGGCATATTATTAAATGAAAGATTAAATTGAGATAGCTTAGTTTACAACTAAAACAAACATTTGAAATATTGTTAGGTAAGTTTGGGAGTAGTGACTCCAAAAAGTAAACCACTGCATTTAACATTAACGCAAGTCATATAACTTGCTTTATTTATTGGCATATTTGGACCAAAATATTGTTATTCTTACATCTTTGTGAGATCTTGCGCAACCattcatgttattattttgtataaTCATTTGTTGTATTGAAATTAAATAACAATTTACTCACTGAATTGACTCCGTATGTAGGGAAAGGACTACATAAACACttgaaatgttttattttctcttttttcataGTGAAAGTGATATTGTAGTCTCACTTACACactatattttcataaaattatgagTGTAGTTCCAACATTGGATGGAGCCCCACTTACATAACTAGTGGGTACCTGGTGGAGTGCTGAGTGAAGGTTCTCTTTTACAACCTCCTATATTGATGGAGTGTATTATGCTTATGAAAGTAAGAATATTGTTTTCGTAAAGTCTATGGCATGGAGATCAAGTCTCAGTAGTTAGGAGCCCCCTATCGTTGATGTATCTGGTGTCAAAACTCCCAAAGCTAAGACTACTTGGACCATTGAAGAAGAGAGACTTGATAATACGAACTCAAATGCCCTTAGTGTAATCTTCTGTAGTGTTGATGGTTAGGAGTTCAAAaagatttctaaatatttttattaatttttatgttttaaaaaataattaattgctaacttGACATATAAATAgatgccacatcaacaaagttaataaaatattaatatgcaAGGTCAATGACACCAACTAtacaaatataaaaagataaaatttaattataatttaataatagtgTTATATagatgaattttatttaatttaaataaaagtttGGAGGAAGATTAGGGTTTTCATCTTCGTATATACCCTTAAATAAATTCAGCCTTTTGCTCTTTTGAAGTATTTGGGGAAACCCTTTGTTTATGAAGCAGAGCAATAAAATCCGGTGAGTGGAGCGAGCTTAGAATTAGAATCAAGCATGGGATCCAAACCAAAGGCCACAAGGCCAAAActaagaacaagaacaagaacaAACCTGATTCTGTCCATAGCAACAACAATGAGGAAAGCGGCGGTGGCAAGATAATTAAGGATGCTCGATTTGCTTCTCTACACTCGGACCCTCGTTTTCAGAAGGTCCCGAAACGCAAGACAAAGGTTGTCATTGATTCTCGTTTCAATCGGATGTTCACTGACAGAGGTTTGCTTCATCTTCAGCGCCTTTGGATAAGCGAGGGAAGCCCAAGAAGGGAAACACCCAGAGTTCTCTTCGCCATTATTATCaccttgaagaagaagaaggggtAGAGGACAAGAGAAAGAAAGCTGCTCTGAGTGAAGAGGATGGTACTGAGGAGGAGAGTGATACTAGTGAAATGCCTCAAATGGACAGCGATGGGGAGTTGGAAGAGGAGGAAAGATCAGAAACCGGTTCCACGACCGAAGAGGAAGATATTGATATAGATTACGAGGATGGAGAGCCTGAAATACAGGTACCCTTTGTCTAATATATTTGGTTATTCTATTTGATTTCAATTACTTGATTATGGTTAGGAATGAGTTAGGGTATTGAATTTATTTGATCTTGATTATctttttttagtttgattttgCTGCTAAGCTTAATAACTGGTGTTTCTAGTTAAAAGGTACAAGAATGAAGATATGAGAAGCAGAATTTTAACTTTGTGATAAACTAATCTGCTAAGTTAAAGCTGCTAGTGATTGGTgttcatttatttttctaaaatcgtATTGTTTTATATTGATTATTTTTCCAGGAAGAAATATCCCAATGATTGAAAAGGAAACCCGCAGGCTTGCAGTTGTGAATATGGATTGGAGGCATGTTAAGGTATGTCATTGTAGTTTGTTCAAAGCTAGGTATGGTGCAATAGCTTAAACTGTTTTCTAAATGCTGATTGCCAATGAAATATAGAAAGTTGATATATTATTCCAATTAATAACTATTAAAGTTTATCTTTGAGTTACTTATTTAAATGCATGTGTATTTCCTTGTTCTTttgaaattataatttctttGAGGGAAGGGATTTGCTTGGTATTTTGTCCtgtttatgtaatttaattagaGTATGTCATGGTACCTGCGTTTGTATTTTAACTTATGTTAATTCGATTTAATATGTCGCTGTAGGGTGAGGTTACATAATTGCAAATGATAGATCCAATTAAAGAAATCTTTGTGTCATGTTTACCTTCATTGAATATTTTCATTGTATTGGTTCTTTTTATGAGTCTTAATTTGAATAGAATCTAATAAAGTACCATTGTGGTTTGAATTTTAAAAGCTGTTGTTATTTTATAGAATGATACCTGTTTCAATCAGTTGAAGTGATTgactaaatgaaaatttaaaaaaaaattaaggaaaagaaaagaagttcATTGAACTTCGCTTAATCATGACACTTTGATCATAAGAATTGTTTTCTTTGCATTATGGTGTTTCCTAGTTCTTTCCGATTCAACATTGAAGTCAAAGAGTAATTATTAAGCTTTTCTCTGATCTCAATATTGGTTCTCATTTCTCACATactctctcttttctttacttttggTGAAACTTGAGATTTAGAATTGTAGTAGATCTTATTGTACAGGATactaatgagctgaattgtatcTATGAATATCATCTTCTCACTTTGGTTATGATAAGTTAGGGTCTCAAGGTTTGTAATTTGTTAGTAAACAAACTGTATATAGGCTTGAGTTCTGACTAATTATCTGACCCTTTTTATATGTAGGCTGCTGACTTGTATGTAATGTTAAGCTCATTTCTTCCGAAAGATGGACAAATTATTTCAGTCGCTGTTTATCCATCTGAATTTGGACTTCAGCGCATGAAAGAGGAGGAAATTCATGGACCAGTAGGCCTATTTGATGGTGAAATGAGGATAATGATGAAGATGgtgatgatgaaattgataatgaaaaattgCGTGAATATGAGAGAAGTAGGCTAAGGTGATTGCTGCTAATTGTCAATTTACTGGTCCCATTCTATCTGTTgtatttctctttctttctttcttttttttctgtcTCGTTAGTAATTGTTAAAGACTCTTTTGATGGTCAGTGAATTGTTGAAATGCTGACTTGTCCAATCTGGACAATATTTTCTTAAGCTTAGTTTCTATTTAGGTGTTTGTTCTTATTGTGACTATCTCTTCAAATGGATATTTATATGTTTCAAACTGATGTGTTACAATTCCTTTGTTTAATATTCATTACTTATTGTCCTTCCAGATACTACTATGCAGTGGTAGAATGTAATTCTAGTGCAACAGCAGATTACTTGTACAAAAGTTGTGATGGAGCTGAGTTTGAAAGGTCATCAAATGTGCTTGATTTGAGATTCATTCCTGATTCTATGGAATTTAAACATGAACCCCGTGATGTAGCAGTTGAGGTATGTCACTTTGACCATTACATTCATCCTCCTTATGGGTTTAAGGTTTTTGCATGATTTTATTGAGATCTAACAAATTGAAGGCAACTAGAAATTAGTTCCATGTTGCTATTGCTGCCATTATTATTAAATGTTGACTAATTTTGTAGCCATTGCACTAACTAAAACTACGAGTTACCACATAATGTAAATATCTTCTTTTGCTCAGGCACCTGCAATTATGAGGGTTTAAATTTCCAAACCCAAGCACTGCAGCAAAGTAAAATTAATCTTTCATGGGATGAAGATGAACCACAACGAGGGAAGATTTTGAAACGAAAACTCAATGATGAACAG
This sequence is a window from Gossypium hirsutum isolate 1008001.06 unplaced genomic scaffold, Gossypium_hirsutum_v2.1 scaffold_1274, whole genome shotgun sequence. Protein-coding genes within it:
- the LOC107959697 gene encoding LOW QUALITY PROTEIN: pre-rRNA-processing protein ESF1 (The sequence of the model RefSeq protein was modified relative to this genomic sequence to represent the inferred CDS: inserted 2 bases in 2 codons; substituted 2 bases at 2 genomic stop codons); its protein translation is AIKSGEWSELRIRIKHGIQTKGHKAKTKNKNKNKPDSVHSNNNEESGGGKIIKDARFASLHSDPRFQKVPKRKTKVVIDSRFNRMFTDRXFASSSAPLDKRGKPKKGNTQSSLRHYYHLEEEEGVEDKRKKAALSEEDGTEEESDTSEMPQMDSDGELEEEERSETGSTTEEEDIDIDYEDGEPEIQVPFVXYIXNIPMIEKETRRLAVVNMDWRHVKAADLYVMLSSFLPKDGQIISVAVYPSEFGLQRMKEEEIHGPVGLFDGEXEDNDEDGDDEIDNEKLREYERSRLRYYYAVVECNSSATADYLYKSCDGAEFERSSNVLDLRFIPDSMEFKHEPRDVAVEVCTCNYEGLNFQTQALQQSKINLSWDEDEPQRGKILKRKLNDEQLADLELREFLASDESENDDDDDENEDTTKDQPDKKNKKRDLYRALLQSGDGSDGDGEEGGQDMEVTFNTGLEDISKRILEKKDKQAETVWEAYLRKRREKKKSKKNKSKYSSEDETDDTDIEEATEEADDFFVEEPSLKKSKKERKKHEDAEKEAEASRAELELLLTDDKGADTGLKGYNLKAKKAKGKKQKEVLDVEKIPVVEDDPRFSALFTSPLFALDPTDPRYKRSATYARQIAKKLQKGEQQELAAEDTKILTDGQLSADDPGMYKAEHENSDILPSKEKHNLSSMVRSVKMKLKQVQLPSERKVSKKSVSGMGGKKEKHRVHSKNKAKYLNE